Proteins co-encoded in one bacterium genomic window:
- a CDS encoding adenylosuccinate synthase has translation MTTLVLVGLQWGDEGKATIVDVFAAQSDVVVRYSGGANAGHTVVVGDEKYVFHLLPVGVLHPDKISVIANGVVVDVEQLFVEIDDLRSRGLEIGDHLLVSSRCHVTLPYHKALERLDESLRGKQALETTLRGVGPTIVDKVARSGVMVADLFREQLLLDKLRRNTKEKNLILERGGLSERFDANALVQQLRPLSERIRPFVADTSKALADYIDRGKKILFEGAQGTLLDIEHGTYPFVTSSHPVSGGACIGSGVPPTKIDKVVGVLKAYCTRVGAGPFPTEDSADAGKLLGERGKEFGATTGRPRRCGWLDLVALRYAARINGIASIVVTKLDVLDVLDEIPVCIGYEHGGERLTEFPPEIDVLAECRPVYVRLPGWRQSTRGLTDVAQLPSNAMSYLERIEEEMGVGIALVSTGPRRDEMVVLDQDLISF, from the coding sequence ATGACCACATTAGTGCTTGTGGGCTTGCAGTGGGGGGATGAGGGGAAGGCGACGATTGTTGATGTCTTTGCCGCCCAGTCAGACGTAGTCGTTCGTTACTCTGGAGGAGCGAACGCTGGCCATACCGTTGTAGTCGGCGACGAGAAGTATGTTTTCCACCTCTTGCCTGTGGGCGTTCTTCACCCTGATAAAATCAGCGTAATCGCCAACGGCGTTGTGGTTGACGTTGAGCAGCTTTTCGTGGAGATCGACGATCTGAGGTCGCGAGGCCTTGAGATAGGCGACCACCTTCTGGTGAGCTCCCGCTGCCACGTTACCCTCCCTTATCACAAGGCGCTGGAGAGGCTGGACGAATCCCTTCGAGGCAAGCAAGCGCTCGAGACAACCCTCCGAGGCGTTGGGCCTACGATCGTTGACAAGGTAGCGAGGTCGGGCGTCATGGTGGCAGACCTTTTCCGCGAACAGCTTTTGCTTGATAAGCTCCGTCGCAATACGAAGGAGAAGAACCTCATCCTCGAACGAGGCGGCCTGAGCGAACGCTTTGATGCGAATGCGCTTGTGCAGCAGCTGAGGCCGTTGAGTGAGCGGATTAGGCCCTTCGTCGCGGACACGTCAAAGGCCCTTGCTGACTATATCGACCGTGGCAAAAAAATCCTGTTCGAGGGTGCTCAGGGAACCTTATTGGACATCGAGCACGGGACCTACCCATTCGTCACGAGCTCGCACCCTGTGAGCGGCGGGGCGTGTATTGGCTCGGGAGTTCCGCCCACTAAGATCGACAAGGTCGTAGGGGTCCTAAAGGCCTACTGCACAAGAGTAGGGGCGGGACCGTTTCCCACCGAAGACTCTGCTGATGCGGGTAAGCTGCTTGGCGAGCGGGGCAAGGAGTTTGGGGCGACTACCGGTCGGCCTCGTCGCTGCGGATGGCTCGATCTGGTTGCGCTTCGGTATGCGGCTCGGATCAACGGCATCGCCTCGATCGTAGTGACCAAGCTAGATGTCTTAGACGTTCTCGATGAGATACCAGTTTGCATCGGCTACGAACACGGAGGCGAGCGGTTGACGGAGTTTCCGCCGGAGATAGACGTTCTGGCGGAGTGCAGGCCGGTATATGTGCGTCTTCCTGGGTGGAGACAATCCACGAGGGGCCTGACGGACGTAGCGCAGCTTCCCTCAAATGCCATGTCATACCTTGAGCGGATTGAGGAGGAGATGGGCGTGGGTATCGCTTTGGTGTCCACCGGCCCGCGCCGGGACGAGATGGTTGTGCTTGACCAGGACCTCATCTCGTTCTAG
- the ruvA gene encoding Holliday junction branch migration protein RuvA produces MIDYISGKIVEKSPERVVLEVGGVGLKVQISFTTYQQLGQVGSSVKLLTHLHFREPTFELFGFATSAERDIFRLLIQVSGVGVKVARTILSGIEPRDVRRAILEGDIPRLASAPGIGPKTAERIVVFLRDKATRIAIPAEPGAPSAEGIERDAVAALESLGIPPNTSRAVVRKLVEQRGQSVPLEELVKVALKALF; encoded by the coding sequence ATGATTGATTACATATCCGGCAAGATCGTCGAGAAATCCCCTGAGCGCGTTGTGCTCGAGGTTGGCGGCGTGGGGCTCAAGGTTCAGATATCCTTTACGACCTATCAGCAGTTGGGCCAGGTTGGCTCAAGTGTGAAGCTTCTCACTCATCTTCACTTCCGGGAGCCGACGTTTGAGCTGTTCGGTTTCGCGACGTCCGCCGAGCGCGATATATTTCGACTTCTTATCCAAGTCTCCGGCGTCGGCGTCAAGGTCGCCAGAACAATCCTGTCGGGCATTGAGCCCCGTGATGTCCGGCGGGCAATTCTGGAGGGCGATATACCTCGACTTGCGTCCGCCCCGGGAATCGGGCCCAAGACTGCTGAGCGCATCGTCGTCTTCCTACGGGATAAGGCCACTCGAATAGCTATTCCAGCGGAGCCAGGGGCCCCCTCGGCCGAAGGGATTGAGAGGGACGCGGTGGCCGCCCTCGAGTCGCTCGGTATCCCACCCAATACATCCCGAGCTGTCGTCCGCAAGCTTGTCGAGCAAAGAGGGCAATCTGTGCCGCTTGAGGAGCTTGTCAAGGTGGCCCTCAAGGCCCTGTTCTAG
- the ruvC gene encoding crossover junction endodeoxyribonuclease RuvC, which yields MKVLGVDPSCRSTGYGIVEQGEGGELCAVKYGAIPVPQKHSLPQTLSVIHSEIVSLISEFLPNIVSMEAVFYAQNVRTAFKLGAVRGVVMLAAQSAGLPVVEHSATEIKLAVTGYGRASKESVQKMVKIALALTETPYPDDASDALAAAICHLNTEKLRAQVKASYEAQTASRR from the coding sequence CTGAAGGTCCTAGGCGTTGACCCCAGCTGCAGGTCAACGGGCTACGGCATAGTCGAGCAGGGCGAGGGTGGCGAGCTTTGCGCGGTCAAATACGGGGCAATCCCGGTCCCTCAGAAGCACTCCTTGCCGCAGACACTTAGCGTCATTCATTCCGAGATAGTGTCCCTCATATCTGAGTTTCTGCCCAATATCGTCTCGATGGAGGCGGTATTCTACGCTCAGAACGTTCGCACTGCGTTCAAGCTGGGGGCAGTGCGTGGCGTTGTGATGCTTGCTGCCCAGAGCGCTGGCCTGCCGGTCGTGGAGCACTCTGCGACCGAGATCAAGCTCGCCGTTACGGGTTATGGGAGGGCGAGCAAGGAATCAGTTCAGAAGATGGTCAAGATCGCCCTCGCCCTTACGGAAACGCCATATCCTGACGACGCGTCCGATGCGCTGGCCGCGGCGATATGCCACCTAAACACCGAAAAACTGCGGGCGCAGGTTAAGGCCTCTTATGAGGCGCAGACCGCAAGTCGTAGATGA
- a CDS encoding YebC/PmpR family DNA-binding transcriptional regulator — protein MSGHSKWSTIKRKKGKEDAKRGNLFTKLIKEITVAARQGGGDPESNPRLRSAVVSARAANMPHDNIERAIKKGTGELPGVSYEDVSYEGYGPGGVAIFIECLTDNKNRTVSEIRYILSKNGGRMADVGSVLWIFDKKGLVVIEEKNVDNEDRLMDAAVSAGADDVTNDDGVFEIVAAPERLADLQEVLAAEGFEIQSAEVTMVPKSTVKLEGKDAVQMLRLMDRLEQSDDVQNLFANFDIDPAVMEEVG, from the coding sequence ATGTCCGGGCACTCAAAATGGAGCACCATAAAGCGTAAGAAGGGGAAAGAGGACGCCAAGCGTGGCAACCTCTTTACCAAGCTGATCAAGGAAATCACAGTCGCGGCGAGGCAAGGTGGCGGCGACCCAGAAAGCAATCCGCGGCTCCGCAGTGCCGTTGTGTCTGCTAGAGCGGCAAACATGCCACACGACAACATTGAGCGAGCCATCAAGAAAGGGACTGGCGAGCTTCCGGGCGTGTCCTATGAGGACGTGAGTTACGAGGGATATGGCCCGGGTGGCGTTGCGATCTTCATCGAGTGCCTCACCGACAACAAGAACCGAACGGTTTCTGAGATTCGGTATATTTTATCGAAGAACGGCGGGAGAATGGCAGACGTCGGGAGCGTTTTATGGATTTTCGACAAGAAGGGCCTTGTAGTCATCGAGGAGAAGAACGTTGATAACGAGGACCGGCTGATGGATGCGGCGGTTTCGGCGGGTGCTGACGATGTGACGAACGATGATGGTGTTTTTGAGATCGTGGCTGCGCCGGAGCGGCTAGCTGATTTGCAGGAGGTGCTTGCCGCGGAGGGTTTTGAGATACAGTCTGCGGAGGTAACGATGGTTCCCAAGAGCACGGTGAAGCTCGAGGGGAAGGATGCGGTGCAGATGCTTCGGCTGATGGACCGGCTCGAGCAGAGCGATGATGTTCAGAACCTTTTTGCCAACTTTGATATCGATCCTGCGGTTATGGAGGAAGTCGGCTGA
- a CDS encoding DNA-directed RNA polymerase subunit omega: MEEDRRGGTVVELVPMGVRKIGSEYDFTVLTAGRALQIQSGLLPFSRGGGKSCIEIAIEEILEGKVGIKPKDDKPSLA, from the coding sequence ATGGAAGAAGACAGGCGTGGTGGGACGGTAGTTGAGCTCGTGCCCATGGGTGTCAGAAAGATTGGGTCAGAGTATGATTTCACAGTGCTGACCGCTGGCCGGGCGCTGCAAATACAGTCGGGCTTGCTGCCGTTTTCTCGTGGTGGTGGCAAGAGTTGTATTGAGATTGCGATAGAGGAGATACTCGAGGGCAAGGTCGGGATTAAACCTAAAGATGATAAGCCGTCGCTTGCCTGA